The following are encoded together in the Scytonema millei VB511283 genome:
- the lepA gene encoding translation elongation factor 4 produces the protein MTDVSAERIRNFSIIAHIDHGKSTLADRLLLTTGTVAERVMKQQFLDNMELERERGITIKLQAARMNYQAKDGEAYVLNLIDTPGHVDFSYEVSRSLAACEGALLVVDASQGVEAQTLANVYLALEHDLEIIPVLNKIDLPGAEPERVIEEIEQIIGLDCSNAILASAKEGIGIDEILEAIVQRVPPPSNTIDDPLRALIFDSYYDSYRGVIVYFRVMDGTVKKGDRVRLMASKKEYEIDELGVLSPNQKQVEELHAGEVGYLAAAIKAVADARVGDTITLAAKPAAQALPGYTEAKPMVFCGMFPTDSDEFENLRDALEKLRLNDAALQYEPETSSAMGFGFRCGFLGLLHMEIVQERLEREYDLDLVITAPSVVYKVVTNNGEEIYVDNPSKLPAPNERESIAEPYAQVEMITPESFVGTLMELCQNRRGIFKDMKYLTQGRTTLTYELPLAEVVTDFFDQMKSRSRGYASMEYHLIGYRENPLVRLDLMINGDPVDSLAMIVHRDKAYGVGRAMAEKLKELIPRHQFKVPIQAAIGSKVIASEHIPALRKDVLAKCYGGDISRKKKLLQKQAKGKKRMKAVGTVDVPQEAFMAVLKLDGSQ, from the coding sequence ATGACAGATGTTTCCGCCGAGCGTATTCGTAATTTTTCAATTATCGCTCACATTGACCACGGGAAATCAACTCTAGCCGATCGCCTGTTGCTGACAACTGGTACGGTTGCAGAACGGGTGATGAAGCAGCAGTTTCTCGACAATATGGAGTTGGAACGAGAGCGCGGCATTACGATTAAGTTACAAGCGGCTCGGATGAACTATCAGGCAAAGGACGGAGAAGCTTACGTCCTCAATTTAATTGATACCCCAGGACATGTTGACTTTTCTTATGAAGTGTCTCGCTCTTTAGCAGCTTGCGAGGGAGCATTATTAGTTGTCGATGCTTCCCAAGGAGTAGAAGCACAAACTCTAGCAAATGTCTACTTAGCCTTGGAGCATGACTTAGAAATCATTCCCGTACTGAATAAAATTGACTTGCCAGGGGCAGAACCAGAACGGGTGATTGAAGAAATCGAACAAATTATTGGCTTAGATTGCAGCAATGCAATTTTAGCATCGGCAAAAGAGGGAATCGGCATTGACGAGATTTTAGAGGCGATCGTCCAGCGCGTCCCACCTCCAAGTAACACGATTGACGATCCCTTACGAGCATTGATTTTTGATAGCTACTACGATAGCTATAGAGGGGTCATCGTCTATTTTCGCGTCATGGATGGTACGGTGAAAAAAGGCGATCGCGTTCGTTTGATGGCATCGAAAAAAGAATACGAAATTGACGAATTAGGTGTCCTCTCTCCAAATCAAAAGCAAGTCGAAGAACTCCACGCCGGAGAAGTCGGTTATCTCGCCGCCGCCATTAAAGCTGTAGCAGACGCGCGGGTGGGCGATACAATTACCCTAGCAGCAAAACCAGCAGCTCAGGCTTTACCAGGTTACACCGAAGCAAAGCCGATGGTATTTTGTGGGATGTTTCCCACTGACTCAGACGAGTTTGAAAATCTGCGTGATGCTCTGGAAAAGCTGAGGCTCAACGATGCAGCCTTGCAATACGAACCGGAAACCTCAAGCGCGATGGGGTTTGGTTTCCGCTGCGGTTTCTTGGGATTGTTACACATGGAAATCGTCCAAGAACGTTTAGAACGCGAATACGATTTAGATTTGGTAATTACAGCTCCATCGGTAGTTTACAAAGTAGTTACCAACAATGGCGAAGAAATTTATGTTGATAATCCCAGCAAGTTACCAGCACCCAACGAACGGGAAAGCATTGCTGAACCCTACGCTCAAGTAGAAATGATTACGCCAGAATCTTTTGTTGGCACGTTGATGGAGTTGTGTCAAAATCGGCGGGGAATCTTCAAAGATATGAAGTATCTTACCCAGGGGCGCACGACATTAACTTATGAATTGCCTTTGGCAGAGGTAGTCACAGACTTTTTCGATCAAATGAAGTCGCGATCGCGCGGATATGCCAGCATGGAGTATCATCTCATCGGCTACCGCGAAAATCCCCTAGTCCGCCTAGATTTGATGATCAACGGCGATCCGGTAGACTCATTAGCAATGATCGTCCATCGTGACAAAGCCTATGGTGTCGGACGAGCGATGGCAGAAAAACTTAAAGAATTAATCCCGCGCCATCAATTTAAAGTCCCCATCCAAGCCGCCATCGGTAGCAAAGTCATCGCCAGCGAACACATTCCCGCCTTGCGTAAAGACGTACTTGCCAAATGCTACGGTGGTGACATCAGCCGCAAGAAAAAACTCTTGCAAAAACAAGCTAAAGGTAAAAAGCGGATGAAAGCCGTCGGTACGGTAGACGTACCCCAAGAAGCATTTATGGCTGTACTAAAATTGGATGGTTCGCAGTAG
- a CDS encoding helix-turn-helix domain-containing protein — protein MSTNGLVRLKIREFAAKEGWTLKEVSDRSGVAYGTVKTYAASPGMAMADINALRKLAQTFDVIIEDLLEVVKE, from the coding sequence ATGTCAACAAACGGATTAGTACGATTAAAAATTAGAGAATTTGCAGCGAAAGAAGGGTGGACGTTAAAAGAGGTTTCCGACCGATCGGGAGTAGCTTACGGTACAGTTAAAACTTATGCTGCTTCCCCTGGAATGGCAATGGCAGATATTAACGCACTGCGTAAATTAGCGCAGACTTTCGACGTAATTATAGAAGACTTATTAGAAGTCGTAAAAGAATAG
- the mnmA gene encoding tRNA 2-thiouridine(34) synthase MnmA encodes MNKIVVGLSGGVDSSTAAAILHNQGYDVVGLTLWLMKGKGQCCSEGMVDAAYICEQLGISHHIVDMREVFQTHIIDYLVSGYSDGITPLPCSQCNRTVKFSPMLQYAREKLGVDKIATGHYARITHDPTSGRYQLRRAVDRNKDQSYFLYDLTQNVLAGVVFPLGEKLKVETRQIASEYNLKTADKPESQDLCLIESHGSMREFLDKYIAPKKGEIIDAAGKVLGQHDGVHHYTIGQRKGLGIAAAEPLYVIGLDPVMNRVIVGDRTTANQLECTVGRVNWVSILEPNAPIRAQVQVRYRSTAVDVTVVPLAISRVKLVFDEPQFSITPGQAAVWYDGDMVLGGGIIEKPANS; translated from the coding sequence ATGAATAAAATCGTCGTCGGTCTTTCTGGTGGAGTTGATAGTTCCACCGCCGCCGCCATTCTACATAACCAAGGATATGATGTCGTTGGTCTCACCCTTTGGCTGATGAAAGGCAAAGGACAATGCTGTTCGGAGGGAATGGTAGATGCTGCATATATCTGCGAACAATTAGGTATTTCCCATCACATTGTCGATATGCGGGAAGTTTTTCAAACCCACATCATCGATTATTTAGTCTCTGGGTATAGCGACGGTATCACCCCTCTACCCTGTTCGCAGTGCAACAGAACGGTAAAATTCAGTCCCATGTTGCAGTATGCCAGGGAAAAATTGGGTGTAGACAAAATTGCGACGGGACACTACGCTCGAATTACCCACGATCCTACGTCGGGACGCTACCAATTGCGACGCGCTGTAGACCGCAATAAAGATCAGTCGTACTTTTTATACGATTTGACCCAAAATGTTTTAGCAGGTGTCGTGTTTCCACTCGGCGAAAAACTGAAAGTCGAAACGCGACAAATCGCCTCTGAATACAATTTGAAAACAGCCGATAAGCCAGAAAGCCAAGACTTGTGCTTAATTGAAAGCCACGGTTCGATGCGGGAGTTTTTGGATAAATACATTGCTCCCAAAAAAGGCGAAATTATCGATGCTGCTGGCAAGGTACTGGGACAGCATGATGGTGTCCATCATTACACGATCGGGCAGCGCAAAGGTTTGGGAATTGCCGCAGCCGAGCCGCTGTACGTGATTGGCTTAGATCCGGTAATGAATCGGGTAATTGTGGGCGATCGCACTACTGCTAACCAGCTAGAATGTACCGTGGGGCGGGTTAACTGGGTTTCTATATTGGAACCAAATGCACCCATTCGCGCTCAAGTCCAAGTGCGATATCGTTCGACTGCGGTGGATGTAACGGTGGTTCCTTTAGCAATTTCTCGCGTTAAGTTGGTATTTGACGAACCCCAATTTAGCATTACACCCGGACAAGCCGCTGTTTGGTACGATGGCGATATGGTTTTGGGTGGCGGGATTATTGAAAAGCCTGCCAATAGTTGA
- a CDS encoding ISKra4 family transposase — MKFKVQLVIESESGDTQLIQEVAQIEKDSLKPENLGLTLAQAKELLLQTQRSIASQQIAEYQRQQAACSHCNQKLCHKDKRTIVYRTPFGKLQLQSQRLFHCACTEQPTRTFSPVANLLKERTSPELLYLESKFASLMSYGLSTKLLQELLPIEGEINAASIRNNLHALGQRLELELPEEAGILFEGCQRDWEKLPRPGLPLVVGMDGGYVRFYERKSKKAGNFEVIAGKSIKADGASKCFGMVYCYDTKPQRRVFEVLKSQGMQMNQQVTFLSDGEEIIRDLQYYLNPNAEHILDWFHITMRITVMKQIAKGISKEDLEAGINSESILKDLTSLKWYLWHGNVFKGLSEIEDLIDSAFVLGSDDDEREPSLEAQKLCSHLEEFETYISNNGQYIPNYGERYRNGEPISSSFVESAVNQVISKRFVKKQQMRWTPEGAHLLLQMRLLVLNGELKSKFQQWYPELTVN; from the coding sequence GTGAAATTTAAAGTTCAACTAGTTATTGAATCAGAATCGGGCGATACCCAGTTAATTCAAGAAGTTGCCCAAATCGAAAAAGATAGTCTAAAACCTGAAAATTTGGGATTAACTTTAGCCCAAGCCAAAGAATTATTGCTTCAGACCCAACGCAGCATAGCTTCTCAACAAATAGCCGAATACCAAAGACAGCAAGCTGCTTGTTCCCATTGCAATCAAAAGCTGTGCCACAAAGATAAACGTACCATTGTATATAGGACACCATTTGGCAAGTTACAACTACAAAGCCAACGATTGTTTCACTGTGCTTGTACCGAGCAACCAACCCGCACCTTCAGCCCAGTAGCAAATCTATTAAAAGAGCGCACATCGCCAGAATTGCTCTACCTAGAATCAAAATTTGCTTCTTTAATGTCTTATGGGCTGTCCACCAAACTATTACAAGAATTACTACCAATAGAAGGAGAAATAAACGCTGCATCTATACGCAACAATCTACACGCATTAGGTCAACGCTTAGAATTAGAGTTACCGGAAGAAGCAGGAATATTATTCGAGGGTTGCCAAAGAGATTGGGAGAAGCTCCCCAGGCCAGGTTTACCCTTGGTAGTGGGTATGGATGGAGGATATGTTCGTTTCTATGAGAGGAAATCTAAAAAAGCCGGAAATTTTGAAGTTATCGCTGGCAAGAGTATAAAAGCAGACGGCGCATCAAAATGTTTTGGCATGGTTTATTGCTACGATACCAAACCCCAACGTCGAGTATTTGAGGTGTTAAAATCTCAAGGGATGCAAATGAACCAGCAGGTCACATTTTTATCAGATGGAGAAGAGATTATACGTGACCTACAATATTATCTCAACCCCAATGCCGAACATATCCTCGACTGGTTTCACATCACCATGCGGATAACTGTGATGAAACAAATTGCTAAGGGTATAAGTAAAGAAGATTTAGAAGCAGGTATAAACAGCGAATCCATCCTCAAAGATTTGACTTCATTAAAGTGGTATTTATGGCACGGCAATGTCTTTAAAGGCTTATCAGAAATTGAAGATTTAATCGATAGTGCCTTTGTCTTAGGTTCGGATGATGACGAGCGAGAACCAAGCCTTGAAGCACAAAAACTCTGCTCTCATTTGGAAGAGTTTGAAACCTATATTTCAAACAATGGACAGTATATTCCCAATTATGGCGAACGCTACCGCAACGGCGAACCGATTTCCAGCTCCTTTGTAGAATCTGCCGTCAATCAAGTTATTAGCAAGCGATTCGTGAAAAAGCAACAAATGCGTTGGACTCCTGAAGGGGCGCATCTTCTTCTCCAAATGCGCTTGCTAGTCTTGAACGGAGAGTTAAAGAGTAAATTCCAGCAGTGGTATCCCGAATTGACCGTCAATTGA
- the typA gene encoding translational GTPase TypA translates to MTLPIRNVAIIAHVDHGKTTLVDALLRQSGIFREGEDVPDCVMDSNALERERGITILSKNTAVRYKETLINIVDTPGHADFGGEVERVLGMVDGCILIVDANEGPMPQTRFVLKKALEKGLRPIVVVNKIDRPQADPHGAVDKVLDLFLELGADDDQCDFPYLFASGLSGYAKEDLEAEGVDMQPLFDAILRHVPPPVGDPAKPLQLQVTTLDYSEYVGRIAIGKIHNGTIRVGQQAALIRDTGEIVKGKVTKLMGFEGLKRIDQEEASAGNIIAIAGFADANIGETITCPNEPQALPLIKVDEPTLQMTFSVNDSPFAGQEGNFVTSRQVRDRLMRELETNVALRVEETDSPDKFLVSGRGELHLGILIETMRREGYEFQVSQPQVIYREVSGQPCEPFEYLVLDVPEEAVGSCIERLGQRRGEMQDMQVGGNGRTQLDFVIPARGLVGFRGEFMRMTRGEGIMNHSFLEYRAISGEIEARRNGVLISFEEGVATFYAMKNAEDRGVFFITPGTKVYKGMIVGEHNRPQDLELNVCKTKQLTNHRAASGDELVQLQAPVDMSLERALEYIGPDELVEVTPKSIRLRKLSKKLAKR, encoded by the coding sequence ATGACGCTCCCCATTCGCAACGTCGCCATTATCGCCCACGTCGATCACGGCAAAACTACTCTCGTTGATGCCCTCCTGAGACAATCTGGCATCTTCCGCGAAGGGGAAGACGTACCTGATTGCGTGATGGACTCGAATGCCTTGGAACGAGAGCGAGGCATTACCATCTTGTCAAAAAACACAGCAGTGCGCTACAAAGAGACGCTGATCAATATTGTCGATACTCCCGGTCACGCTGACTTTGGCGGCGAAGTCGAACGAGTTTTGGGCATGGTTGACGGTTGTATCTTGATTGTAGATGCCAACGAAGGACCGATGCCTCAGACGCGCTTCGTGCTGAAGAAAGCCCTAGAAAAGGGACTGCGCCCGATTGTTGTGGTTAATAAAATTGACCGACCCCAGGCAGATCCCCACGGTGCAGTTGATAAAGTGTTGGATCTGTTTTTGGAACTGGGTGCAGACGATGACCAGTGCGATTTCCCCTATTTATTTGCTTCTGGTTTAAGCGGCTATGCCAAAGAAGATTTAGAAGCCGAAGGGGTAGACATGCAGCCCCTATTTGACGCGATTTTACGTCACGTTCCACCACCTGTAGGCGATCCAGCAAAGCCACTGCAATTACAAGTCACAACTCTAGACTACTCGGAATATGTAGGACGAATTGCGATCGGTAAAATTCACAACGGGACGATCCGCGTCGGACAGCAAGCCGCTTTGATCCGCGACACCGGGGAAATCGTTAAAGGCAAAGTCACAAAATTGATGGGCTTTGAGGGTTTAAAACGAATCGACCAAGAAGAAGCATCTGCGGGTAACATTATTGCGATCGCCGGATTTGCCGATGCTAATATTGGCGAAACGATAACTTGTCCCAACGAACCCCAGGCACTACCGCTAATTAAGGTAGACGAGCCGACCTTACAAATGACATTTTCCGTTAACGATTCGCCCTTTGCCGGACAAGAAGGGAACTTCGTTACTTCTAGACAGGTACGCGATCGCCTGATGCGAGAATTGGAAACTAACGTCGCCCTGCGCGTAGAAGAAACCGACTCCCCCGATAAATTCCTGGTTTCGGGACGCGGCGAACTCCACTTGGGAATCTTAATTGAAACCATGCGACGCGAAGGCTACGAATTTCAAGTTTCTCAGCCACAAGTCATTTATCGCGAAGTCAGCGGGCAACCCTGCGAACCGTTTGAATATCTGGTGTTAGACGTACCAGAAGAAGCTGTAGGTAGTTGTATCGAACGCCTGGGACAGCGACGGGGCGAAATGCAGGATATGCAAGTTGGGGGTAACGGACGCACTCAACTCGATTTCGTCATTCCTGCCCGTGGTTTGGTTGGTTTCCGAGGCGAATTCATGCGGATGACTCGTGGCGAAGGGATCATGAATCATAGCTTCCTCGAATACCGCGCCATTTCTGGGGAAATCGAAGCCCGTCGCAACGGCGTACTGATTTCTTTTGAAGAGGGAGTAGCCACCTTCTACGCCATGAAGAACGCCGAAGACCGAGGCGTATTCTTTATCACTCCTGGTACTAAAGTCTACAAAGGTATGATTGTCGGCGAACACAACCGTCCGCAAGACTTAGAACTGAATGTTTGCAAAACCAAACAGCTAACCAATCACCGCGCTGCTAGCGGCGACGAACTAGTGCAGTTGCAAGCACCTGTAGATATGAGCCTAGAACGCGCTCTAGAGTACATTGGACCCGACGAGCTAGTGGAAGTCACCCCCAAATCAATTCGACTGCGGAAGCTATCGAAAAAGTTGGCTAAGCGATGA
- a CDS encoding plasmid pRiA4b ORF-3 family protein — protein MSDSSEPVIYQLKIVLLGISPMIWRRILVSSDSTIEDLHYTLQLAMGWSDIHLHHFIIHGKQYGITQPGGTVFSDCASEVKLGSFGLRLKEKFLYEYDFSICPSMGTWRYWWRHQIRVEAILTPDQKQVYPICTAGKGICPPENCGGPWGFMKAREEFFIWDVLERFASMLRNKNFDMDREEASELRALAISLSKPL, from the coding sequence ATGTCCGATTCTTCCGAACCCGTTATCTACCAATTAAAGATAGTGTTGCTTGGCATCAGTCCCATGATCTGGCGACGCATACTTGTCAGCAGCGACAGCACGATAGAAGACTTGCATTACACGCTCCAGCTGGCAATGGGCTGGTCAGACATCCACCTGCACCATTTCATCATTCATGGTAAGCAGTATGGAATTACCCAACCAGGGGGAACGGTATTTAGTGACTGCGCCAGCGAAGTGAAGTTAGGTTCGTTTGGATTAAGACTAAAAGAAAAATTTCTCTACGAATATGACTTCAGCATATGTCCATCAATGGGTACATGGCGTTACTGGTGGCGGCATCAAATTCGAGTAGAAGCTATTTTGACTCCAGACCAAAAACAAGTTTACCCAATCTGTACTGCTGGTAAGGGTATTTGTCCCCCAGAGAACTGTGGTGGTCCTTGGGGCTTTATGAAAGCGAGGGAAGAGTTTTTTATTTGGGACGTGTTAGAGCGTTTTGCTTCAATGTTGAGAAACAAGAATTTTGACATGGATAGAGAAGAAGCCAGCGAGCTACGCGCCTTGGCTATTAGTTTATCAAAACCGCTTTGA
- a CDS encoding tyrosine-type recombinase/integrase, which produces MTKQLIQTPKVGITKKLKRFSPNSRKYAEVRTREHLLPDEVEAMRSALKKSNGRHAHRDSTLILLIYRHGLRVTEASTLRWEQVDFSGGTIYVKRVKKGIPSVQPLYGDEIRSLRKLQRDYPASPYVFQSSRLGPLAPDTVGGIVERAGELADLSFPVHAHMLRHGTGYYLANRGTDTRTIQSYLGHKNIQHTVRYTELASTKFQGLWDD; this is translated from the coding sequence ATGACTAAACAACTCATTCAAACACCGAAAGTTGGTATAACGAAAAAACTAAAACGTTTTTCTCCTAATTCTCGCAAGTACGCTGAAGTTAGAACTAGAGAGCATCTGTTGCCAGACGAAGTTGAGGCAATGCGCTCTGCACTAAAGAAATCAAATGGTCGTCATGCCCATCGAGACTCAACCCTGATTTTACTTATCTATCGTCACGGACTGCGAGTAACTGAAGCATCAACTTTACGGTGGGAGCAGGTAGATTTTAGCGGTGGAACGATTTACGTAAAGCGGGTCAAGAAGGGAATTCCTTCTGTGCAACCACTTTATGGTGATGAAATTCGCTCTCTCCGTAAACTGCAAAGAGATTACCCTGCTAGTCCTTATGTTTTCCAGTCTTCTCGACTTGGACCATTAGCACCCGATACTGTAGGTGGAATTGTTGAGCGAGCTGGGGAGTTAGCAGATTTGTCTTTTCCTGTTCATGCCCATATGCTACGGCATGGAACAGGTTACTACTTGGCGAATCGAGGTACTGACACTCGGACAATTCAAAGCTACTTGGGGCATAAAAATATTCAGCACACTGTTCGTTACACCGAGCTTGCGTCTACCAAGTTTCAGGGGCTTTGGGATGATTAA